In Oncorhynchus tshawytscha isolate Ot180627B linkage group LG24, Otsh_v2.0, whole genome shotgun sequence, the genomic window atttaaaaaataaataattagcaAGCAACTTTCTTCGTTTTCTATGCGCTATGATGCTCGAGCCAAAATTCACTGTCGTTGTGATTCCCTGGTCTACCGTTTGGTAAGAAACGATCGAAAATTTAATTacgcacatttttattttaacgTTGTCTACCGAAGATTACAGCTACTATTTGGCTTATTCAAGGTCCAGGAAgctataaaacatgtttttgtccTAGTACTAGtgagaaaaaataaaatacaaatcacAGTTGAACAATTTTTGCATTAATCCGCAGCCACGGCCTAAATTAATTTGGATGAAATAAATGTATCCTTAGTCTACGTGTGCTTTCCAAGAAATGCAGGATTTACCCACACTGTAACTCATAAGAGACATACATTCCCGATCATCTTCCTGTTTTTGGCGACTCAATCATCAGATACTACTAGCCTAGAATGCAACATGCATTCTGTCTATTTTTGTAAAAACCGATAAACAGTCATGTAGTTTTGAGTTTGCCCCTTGTCTGGGTGGTGAAGACCGTTATGATATCCTCACCACAACATCATTTCACCTTCTGTGATTTCTAGTCaatatttgttgtttttgtgCCTCAAAAGTTTCTTCTTAATTTTCTTCATCTTTCAGACTTTCAACCCTTAATGCATTTTAGCACTGACATTTTTGGGGAAGTAGTTAACCATGATGGTAAGACTGACCCTTCGCCTGGTCGCAACATACGCTGTCTGCCTGTCCGTGTGTCTGGTTGCGTCAGTCCGGGGAGATCCCTGCCTCATCATCAGTGAAGTCAACGCAGACAACCCCAAACTGGACACCACTGAGTTTGTTGAGCTCTACCACACCAGTGGCCAGAGGGCCTCACTGGAAGGCTACACCCTGGTGTTCTACAATGGAAACGGAAACATAGCCTACAAAGTATTGGACCTGAAGGGCCACACCACAGACGACCGGGGCTTCTTCCTGGTTGGCTCGGTGGACATGCAGCCAAAACCGGCCATCCCCCTCCCACCCAACACCGTCCAGAATGGCCCGGACGCCATCGCGCTCTACCACACGTCTGCGGCACGCTACGGGGAGAAGATGAACGCCACAGCCGTGGGGCTGGTGGATGCCATCGTGTACATGACGCGGCGGTCCGGGGGCGCAGAGGTCCTGGCTGAGACGTTGACACCTGGGGAGTCGGCCTTCGTGGAGGACGAGGGGGCCCATGAGGGGGATGAGTCCATCGAAAGGTGCCTGATCTCTGGGGAAAGCTGGGGCTTCCAGGTGGACCTGCCATCACCTGGCCAACGCAACCGCTGCATCCCCCCTGATCCCAGCACTGCCACCACACGTATCAGCGAGCTGAAGCTGGGAGGGGGGCAGGTGGATGGGTTTGTGGAGCTAAGCGAGTCCCAGGCTGCAGGGCCTCTGGTGCTGCTGGTGCTGGACGGGCGGACGGACATGGTCAGCGAGAGTGTCGACGTGCACACCTCCAGGGAAGGCCTGATCTCCATCACCATCGACAAGAACAACATGAAAGGTCAGTGAACCTGTACCTGGAGGAGCTCCTACTGGTCTTCAGGGCTGAGAAAAGCTTCATATCTCTTCATTGGGAGGTCTTGCAGAGATTTCTATGAGTCAAGGAGCTGGAcctgtgtattttgtgtgtgaaATTATATCTACGCAAATTGTTTCACGTCCTGTGTATGAAAAGTGCCGTGTTTGTTGGTGTGGAAGCTATGTTGAGTGATTAAGTTCTACTATGTTATACATCAGGAGATGAGTCGGGGGCAGTGGCGTTGTACAGTGGCAAGGCCTCAGACTTCCCTGTAGGCAGCCCCCTGAGCCAGACGCAGCCCCTAGACGCCTTTGTGTTCGCTGGACCAGGAAACCAACCCAGCGCCAACCTCACAGAGACCCTTATACCAGGCAGACAGCCCTATCAGCTCAGCGCCAGGTAATCCACCCACCCATACTCATCcagccacccatccatccatttatCTTTCTTAGGCTGAAGTACTAACCTTGCTGGTCTTTCTCAGGTTTGGGGAAGGAGGCCTCTACCTCAGTCGCTGTGGTGTGGCCAGTTGGACCAGAGACCCTGGTGTATTCTGGGAAGCGCCACAAACCCCCGGACAGCCCAACCAGTGCCCATGGCCAAAGATCTGCCCTCACGCCACTGGTGAGTGTTACATATTTCGCTATCACACTGACACCTTTACATTGGGGATGCTTTCGATTGGTGATACACATTAGTGCTTATAGGCAAATCGATTAGCTTCTAATCAGTCATAGCCAATTAAATTCAATAAACATTTAGGATAATGAACATACATTGAATAGAGTATAATTGCGATCTAACAATATGTGTTTACAAACATGTGTATAAGAGAAATTTAATGTAAATAGTTACCAAATTGAGGAGACAATATAATGTATCCAAATAGTAGTGAGTTTTGACCTGTTGATATTTGGTAAATCTAATTTTTCCGCTCTTCAGTGGTCCCTGGAGGTACGGAAGTgccccctcacctccctccctggggTCGGGGAGACTTTCTAATCAGCGAGGTAAATGCTGACAACCCGGGCTCAGCCGAGGATGGCGAGTTCATCGAGCTGTGGCACCCGTCGGGCCGCCGCGTCTCTCTGCAGGCCGTGTGGCTCCTCCTGTTCAGCGGACACAACAGCAAGCCCTACCGTGAGATCAGCCTCACAGGCCACTTCACCACTGCCCAGGGCTACTTCCTGGTGGGCAGTGATAGGCTGGTCCCAGCCCCCTCGATCCGCCTGCCACCCAACACCATCCAGAACGGACCGGACGCAGTGGCCCTGTACCGCAGTCCCTTCGGCCCGCCCTCTGCCTTTCAGACAGGGATCCCCACCCAGGGGTTGCTAGACGCGGTGGTGTACCGGCTGAGGGGCTCGGACAAGGACACCCAGGAGCTGAGCGATGCGTTGACCCCAGGACAGCTCCCCCTGCTGGAGGACTCGGACGTGCAGCCAGGAGACGAGGCCTTGAGCCGCTGTAACGGCCTCCTGCCCGCCGACCAGTCTGCTTTCGTGGTGAGGACCCCTTTCTGTATTACATCAGCAGAGGCTATTTTCCAGAGTGCCTTAGCAAtggtacactgaacaaaaagatAAACCCAACATTGTAAAGTGTTgggcccatgtttcatgagctgaaaaagatcccagacattttccaaacacacaaaaaacgTATTCTATCAAACTGTGTgtgcaaatttgtttacattcctgttagtgataatttctcctttgccaagataatccatccagctgacaggtgtggcatataaagaagctgattaaacaataTGATCAttactagggttgcacattttggggaatattcagaggtggaaactttctgtgggagtacatgggaattaatgggaatatatgcaaattaatattaataccatttaaatgtagatgtcatatggagacagaaacataaaccttttaccatattttttaatttttaatttcacctttatttaaccaggtagactagttgagaacaagttctcatttacaactgcaacctggccaagatgaagcatagccgtgtgaacagacaacaacacagagttacacatggagtaaacaataaacaagtcaataacagtagaaagaacaaagagtctatatacattgtgtgtaaaAGGCGTGAGGAGGtgggcgaataattacaattttgcagattaacactggagtgataaatgatcagatggtcatgtgcaggtagagatactggtcaTAAGTAGACCTAATTGCAAATGATTatatccttccaatagaaataaaactttttagttacgaattgaactttaattaaatgagttgactcttcacatgggatgatttcactgaacaacaaaagaaagggaatattgaatgatccccaatgatccatcgcatctcccaaaaacattttcaacgtaaaatgatagtctagaagctaaagctttggttgtcttcctctcaggcttccatgtcttctccctggacctcctcaatgtccacgtcttgaacatcagactctgaggtctcatcttcactgtcattttccaaccttgttgaggttAGCTTGTTGTCTAGCTCAataagcctcaaatttgccctgATGGCAACCAGTtgttcaacccttgtattggtcagcctgttgcgtgctttggtgttcgtgttcccaaacaaggaccagttgcgctctgaggcggctgatgtttgtgggatttggaggatgatagAGGCAACAgaggaaagagcctcagatccacaaagtccattccaccaggtggctgatgagatatgttggcacgactgccatattgcatctccattccAAAGCCCTtactt contains:
- the si:ch211-183d21.1 gene encoding uncharacterized protein si:ch211-183d21.1; protein product: MMVRLTLRLVATYAVCLSVCLVASVRGDPCLIISEVNADNPKLDTTEFVELYHTSGQRASLEGYTLVFYNGNGNIAYKVLDLKGHTTDDRGFFLVGSVDMQPKPAIPLPPNTVQNGPDAIALYHTSAARYGEKMNATAVGLVDAIVYMTRRSGGAEVLAETLTPGESAFVEDEGAHEGDESIERCLISGESWGFQVDLPSPGQRNRCIPPDPSTATTRISELKLGGGQVDGFVELSESQAAGPLVLLVLDGRTDMVSESVDVHTSREGLISITIDKNNMKGDESGAVALYSGKASDFPVGSPLSQTQPLDAFVFAGPGNQPSANLTETLIPGRQPYQLSARFGEGGLYLSRCGVASWTRDPGVFWEAPQTPGQPNQCPWPKICPHATVVPGGTEVPPHLPPWGRGDFLISEVNADNPGSAEDGEFIELWHPSGRRVSLQAVWLLLFSGHNSKPYREISLTGHFTTAQGYFLVGSDRLVPAPSIRLPPNTIQNGPDAVALYRSPFGPPSAFQTGIPTQGLLDAVVYRLRGSDKDTQELSDALTPGQLPLLEDSDVQPGDEALSRCNGLLPADQSAFVVAPPTPLRENSCPRPPPPPEGVVISEVGGARWTNHSRQRGFVELLGPPLTSLQGLVLTVFEENRTGTTMALPLTSFTDHNGFYLIGNVTGADQVFPEGATVPANGAVVLCSDTVTVCRAGTTLTNSTLRDTLVFSNDLRLLIKLSATRGQQVMPVLRSVEEGPVSLSRCSCCEARSPSSWTSSSPTPRLTNICPSPAFSSDIDLCLAPLSGDWQEHPGNCSVLVQSHSEMDVAGYLEERCHCGISALYLQVANFSCAAGWLRVQGNIQALSDHQRALILQTSPTQGDTCNGPATDRRMSTESALGLHIGLVLGALLLLGLGAALFTYLYKKRRPLDYYSMELNEHGEGLSEL